The following DNA comes from Pseudomonas marginalis.
CATCCTCAAGCGCAATGCCGACCTGACGGTGGCAGCTGCCAAGCCACGATTCACCGAAGAGTATTTCGACCTGTACCAGCGCTATATCGAGCAGCGCCACGCCGACGGCGATATGTTCCCACCCAGCCGCGACCAGTTTTCCACCTTCCTGGTGCGTGACCTGCCGTTCTCGCGCTTTTACGAATTTCGCGCGGACGGCCGTCTGGTGGCCGTCGCCGTGACCGATTTGCTGCCTAACGGCCTATCAGCGGTCTACACCTTCTACGAGCCAGCCGAAGAGCGTCGCAGCCTTGGGCGCTTTGCAATCCTCTGGCAAATCGGTGAAGCACTGCGCCTGGAACTGGAGGCGGTGTACCTCGGATACTGGATCAAGAACTGCAAAAAAATGAACTACAAGACCCAATATCGCCCCATAGAACTGCTGATTAATCAAAGATGGGTCACGCTTAACTAGAACCCCTTGGCTTAAACACCCTTTTTCGGGCACAATGCACGCCGCTTTTGCCTGGCGCAGTTGCACCGGGCCATTCACTGGATACCGAGGGCTTTACTGCATGTCGAAAGAAGACAGCTTCGAAATGGAAGGCACTGTCGTCGACACCCTGCCCAACACCATGTTTCGTGTGGAGTTGGAAAATGGGCACGTCGTAACCGCGCATATCTCCGGCAAGATGCGCAAGAACTACATTCGTATTCTTACCGGTGACAAAGTGCGCGTCGAGCTGACGCCCTATGACTTGAGCAAAGGGCGCATCACTTACCGCGCTCGCTAAGCAAGTCAATACAAAACGCCCGGTTATGCCGGGCGTTTTTGTGTGCATGGGATTTCTCCAACACCAAGGGATCCTGTGGGAGGGGGCAAGCCCCATTCTGAGAATTGCATTTCAAGACAGCAAAAAGGCGCCTTTCGGCGCCTTTTGCGTTATTGCAGAACGATCAGGCCATTTCAGCCGTGGTTTCGAACTCGAAGGTCAGCTCGCCATCCTTCAGGTCGATATGCACCACGCCACCATGGTCGGAAAGCTCGCCAAACAGGATCTCTTCGGCCAGCGGCCGCTTGATCTTGTCCTGGATCAGGCGCGCCATCGGGCGAGCGCCCATTGCCGCGTCGTAGCCACCTTCGGCGATCCAGCTGCGTGCCGCTTCCGTGACATCCAGTTGCACGCGCTTGTCTTCCAACTGCGCCTGAAGCTCGGTGAGGAACTTGTCCACCACACTCTTGATGACCTCATGGCTGAGGCGACCAAACTGGATAATGGTGTCCAGGCGGTTACGGAACTCCGGCGTGAAGCTCTTCTTGATCACTTCCATCGCATCGGACGAGTGATCCTGGTGGGTAAAGCCGATCGAAGCCCGCGCGGCCGTCTCGGCACCGGCGTTGGTGGTCATGATCAGGATGACATTGCGGAAGTCCGCCTTGCGCCCGTTATTGTCGGTCAGGGTCCCGTGGTCCATTACCTGCAGCAGCAGGTTGAAGACTTCCGGGTGGGCCTTCTCGATTTCATCGAGCAGCAGTACGCAATGGGGCTGCTTGGTAATCGCCTCGGTCAACAGGCCGCCCTGATCGAAACCGACATAGCCCGGAGGCGCACCGATCAGGCGCGACACGGTGTGACGCTCCATGTATTCGGACATGTCGAAGCGCACCAGCTCGATCCCCATGGCCTTGGCCAATTGCCGAGCCGCCTCGGTCTTGCCGACACCGGTAGGACCGGCGAACAGGAACGAACCGACAGGCTTGTCCGGCGACTTGAGGCCCGCACGCGACAGCTTGATCGCGGTGGACAGCGCGTCGATCGCTGCGTCCTGGCCGAACACGGTGAGCTTGAGGTCGCGCTCCAGGTTACGCAGCAGCTCCTTGTCGGAACTGTTGACGTGTTTTGGCGGAATCCGCGCGATCTTCGCGACAATGTCCTCGACCTGAGGCACGTCGATGCGCTTCACACGCTTCTCGACCGGCTGCAGGCGCTGGTAGGCCCCTGCCTCGTCGATCACATCGATGGCCTTGTCCGGCATGTGCCGGTCATTGATGTAGCGCGACGCCAA
Coding sequences within:
- the infA gene encoding translation initiation factor IF-1, translating into MSKEDSFEMEGTVVDTLPNTMFRVELENGHVVTAHISGKMRKNYIRILTGDKVRVELTPYDLSKGRITYRAR
- a CDS encoding arginyltransferase; protein product: MTELARLKFYATQPHSCSYLPDEQATTLFLDPSQPMDVHVYADLSEMGFRRSGDHLYRPHCQNCNACVPARIPVAQFLPDRNQKRILKRNADLTVAAAKPRFTEEYFDLYQRYIEQRHADGDMFPPSRDQFSTFLVRDLPFSRFYEFRADGRLVAVAVTDLLPNGLSAVYTFYEPAEERRSLGRFAILWQIGEALRLELEAVYLGYWIKNCKKMNYKTQYRPIELLINQRWVTLN